The genomic stretch ACTGTGCGGGGGAGTGACATCCAATTCCTGAGAGGGGTTCCTtctgggggggaagggagggctgggACTGGGAGGGATAGAGGGCTTTGCCCATCTTGGTTTTAGGTCTTGTTTTACTTCTTTAAGCTGGGTAGTGTGTCCACGGGTTCTTCTCAcaggaataggaataggaagtTTTGCATACTTGAAGCAtttcataagtttttaattttttaaaaaatttttatttatgatagtcacacacagaggtagagagaggcagagacacaggcagagggagaagcaggctccatgcaccgggagcctgacggattcgatcctgggtctccaggatcactccctggaccaaaggcaggcgctaaaccgctgcaccacccagggatcccccataagttttttaaaaagtgcaaccATCACCTATGTGGAGGAGCATGGGCCACAAGTTTGATTCCTATATTTGGATTTCAGCTCTGCCAACTGACTGGTTGTCTGGGCCTAGGTTTCTTCTCCTGTAATCTGGGCACAATCCCCCTGGAACCCCCTTGTCCTGCTTGTGAGGCTGCAAGAGTAGGacagtgagttttttttttttttaatgattttatttattgaaagacagagacaggcagagaagcatgctccatgcagggaacctgatgtgggactcaaccccgggactccaggatcacatactgggccgaagtcaggtgctaaactgctgagccacccaggtgtcctggacaGTGAGCTTGTTGCAGCTCCTAGGACATCGTCACCCTTCTCTGGCCTGGCGGCCCTGCTCCTTTCCCTCCGGGGACCCAGGTGCTCAGTTGCAATCCTTGCTCTGTGGCAGGCCAACAGCCCCTCTGTGCTTCAGCTTCTCCTTGTGACCCCCTACCTAGGAAGAAACTCAGCACATAACTGCAGCCCTAGGAATTCACCTCCTTCATCTGAACTGGTTTCCAGGCCCTCGACCGCCCCCCAGTGGCTGCAAGGGCGCAGCTGCTGGATAGCAGGTCCTCAGGCCTGGTGGgcctgttggggggggggggggggggagtccacCTGCCACTTACCCAGCACCGCTGCCAAGCAGGCACTTGGACTCGCTGCATTGTGTTCTCATGTCCACTCTATGACATGTCTTCATCCTCAGTTGACAAAGGAAACAGGGAATGACTAGCTGAGGCCATGCCTGGGAGCGTAACCTTCTGGgcttttttcccatttcccttcctATCGAGGGAAGAACCCCAATGGCTCTGCCCAGTGCTGGAGACAGTGCCCAAGCTCAAATACCTGCTTTGCCATCCCCTAGTTGTAGTGTCTAGGCAATTCACCCAATCTGTGACTGACTTGCCCTATAACCAAACTACAGGTGCTTTTTGGCATCTTCACAGGGTTGCCTAGTGTATTAAGTGAGGTTTATTCAGTGCCTTGCACCTGGTAGGCTTAGGCTGTTCAGTGCACCTCTTCCAGCATGGACACCTGAGCTGGGAGGGAGGATAGCTTCACCCCCCACCGAATACGGGACTCTTGATTTTTCCATCCTCAACACGAAGGAGCTGGTCAGGCCCTATCTATATATGGCCTCTGTAAGATCCCTCAGGAGTGATAAAGACAAGGAGTGGAAAGCTGAAGGGGATTAAGTTGCTCAAGACTGCAGAGCATTAGGGTCAGAGCTGGAAGTTAACTTGAGTCATTGGAGTTCAAAGCTCAGGGAGGCTTCACACCGGAAGTAAATGGGTCCAATCACTTAGGCTACGGGATATCTGGAGACCTTGGCCAAACCAGCACAGGCTCAGCTTTCTGGGGTCTGGCACATGCCCACTTGGTGTCCTTCAGATCTCCCACCCCTACACCAAAGGTCCAATCACAGGTAGAACTCCACCCCATTGGCACCAAGAGGCAATCACCATGCAGGACTGTAGAAGCAGTGGTGCCCAGCTCAACCTCAGTGCAGGAACCTCGCACACCCCTCCATCCGGGTGGTGGTGGGTGTGGGTGCAAATGCCACCCCATCCTGGCTCTGGGGCAGGACCACTTGTGTTGTCCAATGAAAGGTGCACACAGGTCATCTTGGTCAGGAGGCACTCAAGGAGATGCCAGGAGTGAAGGCTGGCAGGGAAGAAgccatctgcccctcctgctttGTTCCAGCAGGGGGAAGAGTGCCACTTCTGCAGCCCAGGCCCCAGTTGGGGCCACGGTTCACAGCCACTCCTTtcagtttctcatctgaaaactgcaaaggcaggatgtgggaggaggggcaagagcCTCCAGGTCTGGAGCCACCCCGGTTGCGGGAGAAGTCTTTGAACTGGCAAGGCTGGGCCTTGGGTTTTAGTGGCTATTGGTGCTgcagccacccaggggacccctAGCCCCCCTTTCACGAGGGAAGGAAGTGCGGCGCAGTGATGCAGTGCTCCCTCCTTGGGCCTCCAAACTGAAGAGGACCAGCCAATCAAGAGACTGGGACCAGCACTACGAATGAGGCAATTTATTAACCCAGCATTTGTTCTAATGCTTCTTGTTGGCAGCTGCCACCTGCGGGAAAAGATGGGAGAGTAATTAAGATCAGCTGTGGGGTTGGAGTTCGGTACTTCAGAGCACCTCCCCACTATCCAAGGGACACCAGGCAACTGGATTCGTGGCCTGACGGGTGTCCAGCCAATCGGATCCCTGGATCCCTGCCACCTCAGGTactccctcattttacagaagtgtCAACTGGGACTTGAGCATATTAGGGGGATTCCAACACCCATTGCCCTGTCACCACAGGGGTGTCTGTGTAAGGCCCGGCCCTGCCTTGGCACAGTTCACTGGTTCCTTCCAGGCCACCCTTGGGACTCCCAGGGGGCTGACACCTTCTATTCTCTCTTGCTACTTGACTAAGTGACTGAGCCCCCTCCAAAGCTCCTAGGGGGTCTGAGTTAACATAAAGAAGAAAGCCTGGGGGCTCCTGCTGCTGTAGCTAACTGAGCCCTCACTACCACCCTCTGATGCGGGCAAGGACAGACTGCTCTACAGATGGGGGTGGCTCCAGGCAAATGGACTCTGCCCCAAGGTGTCCAGCCAGTCAGTCATGTGGATGGAGACCCGAGTTCTGAGCTGGCTTGCCTCCCCCTCTCTACAGCCGTCCCATCTGGTGCTCAGTAAGCATGAAAAATAGGAGGAAACACTGCAGCCAGAATCCTAAGAAGGCTGACCTGGGAAGAGGGAGTTGTGTGTGCAGAAACATGCCCTGCATGAGAAACCAACCCGGCTGCACCTCAGGCTTGGGGTCCCCTCACTCCGGCACCCACATTTTCAACCAGCGCTGGCAGGAAGTCAGAAATGTTTTCTCctgccccccccactccccaccccagacAGCCCTCTCTGACCCCCACCAGCCCAGGCTATGCCTTCCAGGGGAGGAAACTCTAACAAAGCTTGGGCTCTGAAAATGCCCAGGCAGTGACTAAGGCACCAGTCCTGGCCCACACCCAGGCCTCACCTGTCCGGCGATTCTGTCCAGATCCCGCTGTCCCTGAGGTGTCAGTTTGCGGCCCCTGTGGGAGAAGGGTCATGTGCCCCCCATCAGTGCCGGCTCTCAGCCCTGTCACTGCCAGGCCCCTCCTGGATGTGAGCCAGGTTTCCCAAGAAGGCACCTGGCCATGGGAGCACATGACACCAGCCAAGTCCCACCGAGGGCCCTAGTTGGTTGCATTCTAACAAGCTGGGGGCAGCAGTGGGAGCCCCCCTGAGAGCTGCTGGGGTGTCGTTTGTGCAAGCATTAGATCAAAAGCCCCGAAAAATCAATTGGGAAAAGTTAACGAGCAGGCTAATGAAAGCGGACAGTCGCTAAATTACCTTCCTAGAGCTCGGGGTAGTCAGCCAGAGAGGTCGGGGTGAGGCCCCTGACTGTTGGCTTCTCTGCTGAATCCCCTGCCTGCCTGAGGGGCAGCTGCAGACCATGCAGGACAGACCGGACACCTCTCCACAGGGGGAAGGATGGCTCTAGATCACTTCCTTACAGGTGATTTGGCCCCAGGTCTCTTCCATCACCCGCCATTCCCACTTACCCATCTTGGTCCTTTTCCACCATTTTCAGCCCCTCTAGGGCTTGGAGGACCCTGCGGGCCACGCTCTTGGAGCCTCTGCTGAAGTGGCTGGGCATGACCCCGTTTCTCTGACGTCCCCCGTAGATCTTAGTCATGGAGCCGACCCCAGCGCCGCCCCGGAGGTACAGGTGCCGTGCTGTGGAAGCTGTGGGGTGCGTGGAAGCTGTGAGGACCCTTCCTTTCCATAGCCGAGACAGGCTGAGGGAAGGGCTTTGCTCGAGGTCACACCTATCAATTCTGTGCGCGTGTGGAAGCTAGTATTTCCCTTCGTATGGCCGGCCTGGGGAACTGCGAAGATGCACCAAGGCCCAGTTCCAGGCCCCTACCACCAAGCTGCCCCACCACAGCTATGCTGCCATGAAGGAGGACTCTAACCTGTAGGTAAAGCCTAGAAAATGCCTAAGCCACAACTGTCCATCTCCATGTGCCCAGGCCCAAGGGGCAGGAAGGTAGGGGAGGGGACATGCTGCTTACCGGAGTGCAGCTCCCCAAGCCCCTCAGCTCTGGAGAACTCAGGGTCAGGGTGGATGCCCCATGCAACCTGGAACGGGTGTCACCCACTCTGTGGACACAAGGTTCTTATCTCTAGCCTTGCTTGGGCAAGTCCCCACTCCCTCACGGTTCTGTCCTACAGAATCGCTTCTCCACCAGGCACTGGACGATCTGCTTTTCACTCTCTTCCATGAGGCAGTAAGATACCCTCAGCACCTGGCCTGATGGCATGGCCTTGGCAAGTCCTCACCCTCATCTGAGAACCAGGAGTAACAGTCCCTCAGAGGAGCGTGGCTGTGAACACTGCACAGGTGCCTAAGGCTAGTCTCCTTCACAGAAAAGCTAACAGGCTCCAGAAAGTACTCACTGGTCTGGAGTCACATAGCCCTGAGGGACTGCCCCTCCAGATTGTTCTGGCTTTCTACCTCAGGGGGCCACTGCACATGAAGGAATTGGGGCCCAAGATACAAGGACTCCAGGTCATTCCAGGGCCCCCGGAGACCAGCAAGTCAGGTTTAGTCCCGCAGATCAAAGGGGCAATCAGGACTCACTTCCTCAGTAACCACTTACTCGGAAGAGCTGGGTGCTGGGCCGTGTCCACGaccccctgggggtgggggacttgACCAGTTGAAGAGGGCTATGCCACCCCTCTGCTTGCCCCTCCCAGAGTAGCTCTTCCACACCACTtgctccccaggcccctgcacCCCTGTAACATAATCTCCAGCTACAGCTGTGGGCTTCTGGGAGCCATAGCACAGATGAACCCTTCACCACCTATTAGAACAACTGCTTCTGGCTGCTGCTCACCTTAAAAACCATTCTCCTTGGTTCTTCCCATCCCCACTTTACCCCTTACCCTCCCAACACCACCTCTAGGACCAAAACTCCCTTTCCAGGGACACATCTCTGAAGAACTCCGAACTTTACCAGCTCACATGCCCAACAGCCACCATCcttccttccacagcttggcctGGGTGAGAGTAGGACAGCCTCAGGAAGGGGGTGAGATGCATATTCCTAAGCACACAGCTGCCCTGGAGAGGCCTGGCCAAGATAGGATTAACACTCTGCTCAAACCCGATCTGGGCTCTGTATAAAAAGGGGTACCTAAACCCGAACTGTCTGATACCAAAGGGTCTGAATCCCAACACTACTCCTCATCAGCTGTGAGAGTCCATTTCCGTTTCAGGTGGTCTGGGTCATGGTACCTAAAGGGGAAGACTTCCTTAAATCCTGAGAAGTGAGTGGCAGAGAATAAGCTCCAGCAAAGTCCAACCATTAGTTTCTTTGAAATGGTGGGGTGGCGGGTTGctttaaagttctttaaaaaaagattttatttgacagaacaaaTGAGCATAAGTAGGCAgagtgacagagagggagaagtagggtccccactgagcagagaccaaTGCCAGAttctctcaggaccctgggatcatgatcggAGAAGACAGACATTTCACCAAccaagccagtcaggtgcccctaatttgttttttaaagctgcaTCAAACTATCTGGTGTGGTGTCAGACATCACAAGCCGAGGTGCCCCCCTCACCTTGATAATTATTCTCCTGACCCATTAGAAGAGTACTAACTCCACAAACTGAAAGCTGTTACagtcaaaagaaacaaattctaCGAAATATTGACCAATTTTTcgcacccctccacccctgaAGAAGACCCAGCCCCCAACCTCTTTTGAAGTGGAGTTGTAACATCACAAATCCAGGCCATCCTAGATGCTGTTTATGAGGGCCACAGCGAGTCAAATGGCTTCTCCTCAAGTCCCTCTAAAGGCTTTCTGCTCCACTCCTCTGGGGGAAATCCTATTCCAAGTATCCAGGAGTCACTTGGTGCCTCCAACTGTGAAGGACCAGCAGCATGCCCCACGCATGGGGCCACCAGAGGGAAGAGGGTCAGAATGCACTGGAGCACCTGGCGGACCAAGGAAATTGCACAAGTGTCTTTGCAAGCCAGCATCTCAACAGCTTGTTTAAATTCAGATCTGTGACCCCATTCTCATCTCCCGAGTCACAAAGTGGGAAAAGGAAGCCTCTCATGTACATCTTGCCCCCAACCCTCCTCTGCTAagcttttaaagacaaaaatgactTCCTGACATTGTCACCCCGATCTTCTTCCTGCAAGGTCTTGATTCTGCCAGTAACACAACATGGGTGACTGCCCAGCCCTGAGCAGGGGTCAGAGACAACCAGGTTCCATCCTACAATGAAATGCACTCCAATGTCCCAATTCAGCAGTCACTCACTGTCAAGACGAGACAATGGATTCTCACCTCCCCTCTAAAAATCAAGAGATTAAGAGTTTGTCCAAGGCCCCTCACAAAGCCCTAAAGGTGGTCTTTCCTGGACACCGCCCCTCCTCTTCTTAGAGCAGCTCCTGACAGGTTCTTTCTAGCCCTACCTCACCCTTCACCACTGACTTGGGACCTCTTAAACTCCTCTAGCTCTGTTCCTCTTCAAGAGGAGCCCTCAGGAAGGCTCTGCCAACTGCCTTTTTATTGCCTCCACCAGAGATCAAAACGTGTTCACTCCACAATGGCTCTATCAACATGCCTCCAGAAGTCAAGTCCCATACCACCCACCCACTGCCAGAGCTCAGCCTACCAGAACAGGCCACTGTCCTACTGTGCTCTGGCTCCAAATCTCCAAGGAGATTAGAGGCCAAGGCCTCATgatccaaataaagaaaaaaagcaaatacagcACAGACTGCTTGCCATGTCCTCCCAGGGTCACTTCACCCCATAGGCACCTTAGTTTCCTCTTTGGTAGCAGAGTATCTCCTATGACTTGTCTGAAGTATGGGAGAACTCTAACTAGGCtggcaaacttttcctgtaaagggtCAGAGTAAACATTTTTGGCCTTGTAGGCCATGTGGTCTGGGACAACTACAACTCTACCTCTGGTGTGGATGTAAACAAACAGGCGTAGCGGTATCCCAACAAAAATGTACCCAACAGACCTGTCTAGAATCACCAGGCTATATACTATTGAGGCAGCTGGAAAATAGAGGTAAAAAACAaatgggggcgggaggggggtgctaggtggctcagtggttgagtggtttggctcaggtagtgatcctggggtcctgggatcgagtcctgcatcagactccccacagggaggctaccttctccctttgcctaggtctctgcttcttccatgaataaataaatcttaacccccgccaaaataaaaggaatctgGGAACCTTGAGTAAGGGAGACCAGAAGAGCACACACACTTAGTTGTCAAGAGGAGGGATGGGGTAGGCAGAAAGGGGCCACAGCTACAGCAAGACTCATCTGTGTGTATTGCCCAGAGTCCTGATCTCATTTCCTATTaatctctccccacctccaaaaataaagtatgaaatgCAGCTAAGGGAAGAGAGCTGGAGACCCCCTCCTCAAAGTGATGGCACGGATGGGGTGGATTGTGGCATCACTAGCTGGCATGTTATTTAAGGTTCCTGACAATAACCATAAAACAGAAACCACCAATTCTACCTTGGAGGTTTTTGATAAGGCAGATTAAGCAAAATATGCATGTGTACCTAACCGTACAGGAAAAGCTACCTCAAATTCTCATCTTAGACCCAAAGTTGCCATGACCAATGGATTCTTGGGGCATTGCCAAAAAACTCAGGATCGGGCAGGCTTGCTTTCTTCCCtagatgggtggatggggtgGTGGTCTCACCCAGACCTCTTCATTCACTGTGCCCAGGCAAGTCACATCAGCTTTCCTTCACCAACCCCATTTTCCTCCTGAAAGCACAGCAGTGATTCCCACCATAATGCCATCCACCCTACCCACCTGAGTTGACCTTTTCAACCTCAGAGATCTGAGGCTGCTGCCCCTGTGCCCAGTGTAGGCCTGAATGAAGAGTGGACCTCACAGATATTCAATCCACGAGTGCACCACCAATCTATGAAACGGTCCATATTCCACAGCACTAAGGCAATCTGTACCAAAGTCAACTCTTCTCAAGGTCATCTGGAGGTTTTCTCAATTCCCAAACCTTGCTTCCCGCCTACTTCCTATCAGGAGACAAGCTTTGGCCAGGATAGGGCCCCTAGGTCACGGAGGAAGATCGAAGGTTGTAGAGGCTGAGGGCCCTCAGTGAAGGCCTATGCAGAGGCTGCCACCTAGAACAACTGAGCACTGACCAGCACCACTCCCATCCCCAAGTTAGGCCTTAATGAGGAGACAGCTTGGAGAAACTTAAAATGTCAACGACAGGTGAAAATGAGCACTGTGCTATCAGGTACTACATTTGTCATTCCTTCCAAGTTGTCATCACTGGAAAACCAATAGTTGGGACTGGCAATGGTTACAGGGAGACCATAAGGCTTTCTTTCAGGCACTTGGAACTTACCAAGATTTAGAGAAAGGAATCATCTGGCCAGACCCCAACCTCTTAGAAATAATTTACTAAAAAGGCAATGAGAAAGTGAGTCTGATGatctaaacattaaaaaacacaatagaggggatccctgggtggctcagccgtttggtgcctgcctttggcccacggtgtgatcctggagacccgggatcgagtcccacatcgggctccctgcgtggagcctgcttttccctctgcctctctctctatcataaataaataaatcttaaaaaaaaaaaaaaaaaacaaacacacacacacacgactttTCTTGAAGGATTACTGCCACAGGTAAACTCCAGAGCATTTTAACAGTTATAAACTCATTTGATTCCCACTACAACCCTGCAATGGTACATTCATtagtcccattttattttttttctttaaagattctacATATTCAttcctgagacaaaggcagagacacaggcagtaggagaagcaggctccaaggagagcctgatgtgataTGGAGTCTCGTGGaggatccaggaccccaggatcacaccctgagaagaaggcagatgctcaaccagtaagccacccaggcatctccatcagcctcattttacagaagagaacaaGAGGCACAGGCAGATGGGGAGGCCACAGGTAAGCAGTAGAGaagaatttgaacccagagagTGTAGACCCCATGAACATAAATACCTCCCTCTAAAACACACCACCTCTAAGTAAAATATGAACACTCGCTTGACCCTGGGTTTCCCTGGAGGCTCAGAGGAAGCCACAGGTCCTCACTTAACCCTCTTACAAACgaagaaaacaaattcagaatgTGAAGATATCAAGTGTCTCACACAAGCACACAGGGACCGTCTGAGGTTTCTCCTCTCACACCGTAGGTCAACCATGATTTAAAAAGTTTCACCTCTCTTGCCTATCCTGGGCTCACAGAGAATGGGGAGGTATGGTTTGTGCCAGGGGTCACCCAGGCCCCCACTACCCAGGCAGAGGCCCCAGTTCCTCACCAGCTCGCGTGTAGAACCAGTTCTCATCGTAGGGAGCAAGCTCTTTATGCTTGGCCAGCTTGACAGTGTCCACCCATTCAGGGACTTTCAGcttcccagacctgggatcaacaGCGATAGAGGCACGATTCAGGAGTCTCCACAAACTCCGTCCCCCAAATCCCCTCTGCTCAGCATAACTGTAGGTTAAGGGGAGCCCCACGTGTCCCAGAATACAAAGCATCTGAAACCCAATTACAAGCCAGACCCAGGCCTCAGgcagacaagcagactccacagagaCCTCACAAGCCTCCCTCCAC from Canis lupus dingo isolate Sandy chromosome 1, ASM325472v2, whole genome shotgun sequence encodes the following:
- the RPS19 gene encoding 40S ribosomal protein S19 isoform X2; this encodes MPGVTVKDVNQQEFVRALAAFLKKSGKLKVPEWVDTVKLAKHKELAPYDENWFYTRAASTARHLYLRGGAGVGSMTKIYGGRQRNGVMPSHFSRGSKSVARRVLQALEGLKMVEKDQDGGRKLTPQGQRDLDRIAGQVAAANKKH
- the RPS19 gene encoding 40S ribosomal protein S19 isoform X1 — protein: MPGVTVKDVNQQEFVRALAAFLKKSGKLKVPEWVDTVKLAKHKELAPYDENWFYTRAASTARHLYLRGGAGVGSMTKIYGGRQRNGVMPSHFSRGSKSVARRVLQALEGLKMVEKDQDGGRKLTPQGQRDLDRIAGQLPTRSIRTNAGLINCLIRSAGPSLLIGWSSSVWRPKEGALHHCAALPSLVKGGLGVPWVAAAPIATKTQGPALPVQRLLPQPGWLQTWRLLPLLPHPAFAVFR